From the genome of Symphalangus syndactylus isolate Jambi chromosome 5, NHGRI_mSymSyn1-v2.1_pri, whole genome shotgun sequence, one region includes:
- the LOC129481530 gene encoding LOW QUALITY PROTEIN: protein ILRUN-like (The sequence of the model RefSeq protein was modified relative to this genomic sequence to represent the inferred CDS: substituted 2 bases at 2 genomic stop codons), which translates to MSGWVGLDRGLVQKFGCLGTTGKDVLISEFQRLLGFQLNPDDGTFFLDTTNWNLRAAIGAYCDFDSPNISVPSMSFVEDVTKGEAESIPPDTXFVKSRXMQNSGTEAWKILSVKVGGLLGVMQLPSFFETQLNAPLHPKVEGNFNQFASSQKNEESHENNLKDPGGSGFHPISENTQAPAPDQTEQDQNRLTELCKSAPSGHANSLSVVSLHGP; encoded by the exons ATGAGCGGCTGGGTGGGCCTGGACCGAGGGCTTGTGCAGAAGTTTGGCTGCCTGGGCACCACCGGCAAGGACGTGCTCATCTCTGAGTTCCAGAGGCTGCTTGGCTTCCAGCTCAACCCTGATGATGGCACCTTCTTCCTGGACACGACCAACTGGAACCTACGAGCAGCAATTGGTGCCTATTGTGACTTTGATAGCCCAAACATCAGTGTGCCCTCTATGTCCTTTGTTGAAGATGTCACCAAAGGAGAAGCAGAATCAATACCTCCTGATACTTAGTTTGTAAAATCACGGTAGATGCAGAATTCTGGGACAGAGGCCTG GAAGATTCTCAGTGTAAAGGTGGGTGGACTTTTAGGAGTAATGCAGCTGCCGTCATTTTTTGAAACGCAGCTCAATGCACCGCTGCATCCCAAGGTAGAAGGAAACTTCAATCAGTTTGCCTCTTCCCAAAAGAACGAAGAATCACATGAAAACAACTTAAAAGACCCTGGGGGTTCCGGGTTCCACCCAATCAGCGAAAACACACAGGCTCCTGCTCCTGACCAAACAGAACAAGATCAGAATAGACTTACAGAACTCTGTAAATCTGCCCCCAGCGGTCACGCAAACAGCTTATCAGTAGTAAGCCTCCATGGGCCTTAG